Proteins encoded in a region of the Triticum dicoccoides isolate Atlit2015 ecotype Zavitan chromosome 3A, WEW_v2.0, whole genome shotgun sequence genome:
- the LOC119267851 gene encoding uncharacterized protein LOC119267851 isoform X2, which translates to MASCQERKRAEREARKKVAQAFKEGAIWRLKLHILTWLMWILLCAEWISTNRVHDGLRMAILGAPWTIGILYCSTDWVRDVCWVLMLYIWPQWMLNLIPGERSVRQYLNKYGVVDTSPIEGGGSAVICTKYGRNLWSGFIKVITDAHNRHQSWGRQFTMEDLRMSGHRCRIKREPMCDGSFANLLLDLSMLARLLLVDEFRDSQGYPISYIQELYNLMVSPTVGSCPSKAKKEKFLKFLHNHPAVKSPRAVTILISAVFQAYKSMGQIEKQKVDDLVAKTKLTTKDWRVDAALNSLLNKVLLFKYNDPNNTLTSYAPNSCDLFRFLWNFQQHGGDGDKKQNISNLEELEYIASYRFPTFISTLIEDLVMVLDMQGMLQYAWENYTCSA; encoded by the exons ATGGCTTCATGCCAAGAAAGAAAGCGGGCTGAGAGAGAGGCCAGGAAGAAAGTTGCACAGGCTTTCAAGGAAGGAGCTATTTGGAGGTTGAAGTTGCATATTCTTACTTGGTTAATGTGGATTTTGCTATGCGCTGAGTGGATATCAACAAACCGGGTACATGATGGTCTGCGCATGGCAATTCTAGGAGCGCCATGGACAATCGGTATTCTGTATTGCTCTACGGATTGGGTCCGAGATGTTTGCTGGGTTCTTATGCTGTACATTTGGCCTCAATGGATGCTGAACCTA ATACCCGGAGAGAGATCAGTGAGACAGTATCTGAATAAGTATGGAGTTGTTGATACGAGCCCAATTGAGGGTGGTGGTTCAGCGGTCATCTGCACCAAGTATGGTAGAAATCTGTGGTCAGGGTTTATTAAGGTGATAACTGATGCTCATAACCGGCACCAAAGTTGGGGCAGGCAATTCACTATGGAGGATCTAAGGATGAGTGGACACCGCTGCCGCATTAAGCGTGAACCCATGTGCGATGGAAGTTTTGCCAATCTGCTATTAGATCTGTCCATGTTGGCTAGGCTATTGCTGGTAGATGAATTCAGAGATTCCCAAGGATATCCAATTAGTTATATCCAGGAACTGTACAACTTGATGGTCTCCCCTACAGTTGGTTCATGTCCTTCAAAGGCAAAGAAGGAAAAGTTCCTTAAATTCCTGCACAACCATCCAGCAGTCAAGTCACCAAGAGCAGTCACGATCCTCATAAGTGCAGTCTTCCAAGCCTATAAATCAATGGGTCAAATAGAGAAACAGAAAGTTGATGACCTTGTGGCTAAGACCAAGCTTACTACTAAGGATTGGAGGGTAGACGCTGCGTTGAACTCGTTACTTAACAAGGTGTTGCTATTCAAGTACAACGACCCCAATAACACTCTGACCAGTTATGCTCCCAATTCGTGTGACCTTTTTAGGTTCTTATGGAACTTCCAGCAGCATGGCGGGGAT GGTGATAAAAAACAAAACATCTCTAACCTTGAGGAACTGGAGTATATTGCTTCATACAGATTTCCAACTTTCATATCTACGCTTATTGAAGATCTTGTTATGGTGTTGGATATGCAGGGGAT GTTACAATATGCTTGGGAGAACTACACGTGTTCAGCTTAG
- the LOC119267850 gene encoding uncharacterized protein LOC119267850 isoform X3, which translates to MWSGTRAVDREQRQSSGAADLEQSLRPHGAHVVVFVRCPHLADAFDPRMLCSLGKVKLQEKSTHQFQGDELVWEVEAELSEFSVCEFHQILEATSNFSEENKIGEGGFGPVYKDDRRVHVIERDLTEPDRIVGELLQPGGYLKLIELGLQGFPIAKLLPCDHEVMGSSPGNSLLQKCRERLRTIDPKWSDPSLDPAQAGATCTRLPFITGFPIDHYTPVISSDANYYCT; encoded by the exons ATGTGGAGCGGCACCCGAGCGGTGGATCGGGAGCAGCGCCAGAGCAGTGGAGCGGCGGATCTGGAGCAGAGTCTTCGTCCTCACGGTGCACACGTCGTCGTCTTCGTCAGATGTCCCCACCTCGCTGACGCATTCGATCCGCGCATGCTGTGTTCTCTCG GTAAAGTGAAGTTACAGGAAAAAAGTACTCACCAGTTTCAAGGAGATGAACTTGTTTGGGAAGTGGAAGCAGAGTTGTCTGAATTTTCAGTATGTGAGTTTCATCAGATATTAGAGGCTACAAGTAACTTTTCTGAGGAAAACAAAATTGGCGAAGGTGGATTTGGCCCGGTTTATAAG GATGATCGACGGGTGCATGTCATAGAGAGAGACCTGACAGAGCCTGATAGAATTGTGGGTGAATTGTTACAACCTGGAGGTTACTTGAAATTGATAGAATTGGGTCTGCAGG GTTTCCCAATtgcaaagctgctgccttgtgaccatgaggtcatgggttcaagtcctggaaacagcctcttacagaaatgtagggaaaggctgcgtactatagacccaaagtggtcggacccttccctggaccctgcgcaagcgggagctacatgcaccaggttgccctttattACAGGTTTCCCAATTGATCATTACACTCCAGTAATTTCTTCTGATGCCAATT ACTATTGTACCTAA
- the LOC119267850 gene encoding uncharacterized protein LOC119267850 isoform X4: MNRCCWVVNLPVRWVIALSVAATVTLVALCCFIVYCCRLRKRHTKGKVKLQEKSTHQFQGDELVWEVEAELSEFSVCEFHQILEATSNFSEENKIGEGGFGPVYKDDRRVHVIERDLTEPDRIVGELLQPGGYLKLIELGLQGFPIAKLLPCDHEVMGSSPGNSLLQKCRERLRTIDPKWSDPSLDPAQAGATCTRLPFITGFPIDHYTPVISSDANCEGDDLV, encoded by the exons ATGAATCGTTGCTGTTGGGTGGTAAATCTACCCGTACGTTGGGTAATAGCCTTATCGGTAGCTGCAACTGTAACACTGGTTGCTCTCTGCTGCTTCATCGTTTACTGTTGTCGGCTTAGAAAAAGGCACACAAAAG GTAAAGTGAAGTTACAGGAAAAAAGTACTCACCAGTTTCAAGGAGATGAACTTGTTTGGGAAGTGGAAGCAGAGTTGTCTGAATTTTCAGTATGTGAGTTTCATCAGATATTAGAGGCTACAAGTAACTTTTCTGAGGAAAACAAAATTGGCGAAGGTGGATTTGGCCCGGTTTATAAG GATGATCGACGGGTGCATGTCATAGAGAGAGACCTGACAGAGCCTGATAGAATTGTGGGTGAATTGTTACAACCTGGAGGTTACTTGAAATTGATAGAATTGGGTCTGCAGG GTTTCCCAATtgcaaagctgctgccttgtgaccatgaggtcatgggttcaagtcctggaaacagcctcttacagaaatgtagggaaaggctgcgtactatagacccaaagtggtcggacccttccctggaccctgcgcaagcgggagctacatgcaccaggttgccctttattACAGGTTTCCCAATTGATCATTACACTCCAGTAATTTCTTCTGATGCCAATTGTGAGGGTGATGATCTTGTCTGA
- the LOC119267851 gene encoding uncharacterized protein LOC119267851 isoform X1, translating into MASCQERKRAEREARKKVAQAFKEGAIWRLKLHILTWLMWILLCAEWISTNRVHDGLRMAILGAPWTIGILYCSTDWVRDVCWVLMLYIWPQWMLNLIPGERSVRQYLNKYGVVDTSPIEGGGSAVICTKYGRNLWSGFIKVITDAHNRHQSWGRQFTMEDLRMSGHRCRIKREPMCDGSFANLLLDLSMLARLLLVDEFRDSQGYPISYIQELYNLMVSPTVGSCPSKAKKEKFLKFLHNHPAVKSPRAVTILISAVFQAYKSMGQIEKQKVDDLVAKTKLTTKDWRVDAALNSLLNKVLLFKYNDPNNTLTSYAPNSCDLFRFLWNFQQHGGDANQGDKKQNISNLEELEYIASYRFPTFISTLIEDLVMVLDMQGMLQYAWENYTCSA; encoded by the exons ATGGCTTCATGCCAAGAAAGAAAGCGGGCTGAGAGAGAGGCCAGGAAGAAAGTTGCACAGGCTTTCAAGGAAGGAGCTATTTGGAGGTTGAAGTTGCATATTCTTACTTGGTTAATGTGGATTTTGCTATGCGCTGAGTGGATATCAACAAACCGGGTACATGATGGTCTGCGCATGGCAATTCTAGGAGCGCCATGGACAATCGGTATTCTGTATTGCTCTACGGATTGGGTCCGAGATGTTTGCTGGGTTCTTATGCTGTACATTTGGCCTCAATGGATGCTGAACCTA ATACCCGGAGAGAGATCAGTGAGACAGTATCTGAATAAGTATGGAGTTGTTGATACGAGCCCAATTGAGGGTGGTGGTTCAGCGGTCATCTGCACCAAGTATGGTAGAAATCTGTGGTCAGGGTTTATTAAGGTGATAACTGATGCTCATAACCGGCACCAAAGTTGGGGCAGGCAATTCACTATGGAGGATCTAAGGATGAGTGGACACCGCTGCCGCATTAAGCGTGAACCCATGTGCGATGGAAGTTTTGCCAATCTGCTATTAGATCTGTCCATGTTGGCTAGGCTATTGCTGGTAGATGAATTCAGAGATTCCCAAGGATATCCAATTAGTTATATCCAGGAACTGTACAACTTGATGGTCTCCCCTACAGTTGGTTCATGTCCTTCAAAGGCAAAGAAGGAAAAGTTCCTTAAATTCCTGCACAACCATCCAGCAGTCAAGTCACCAAGAGCAGTCACGATCCTCATAAGTGCAGTCTTCCAAGCCTATAAATCAATGGGTCAAATAGAGAAACAGAAAGTTGATGACCTTGTGGCTAAGACCAAGCTTACTACTAAGGATTGGAGGGTAGACGCTGCGTTGAACTCGTTACTTAACAAGGTGTTGCTATTCAAGTACAACGACCCCAATAACACTCTGACCAGTTATGCTCCCAATTCGTGTGACCTTTTTAGGTTCTTATGGAACTTCCAGCAGCATGGCGGGGAT GCCAATCAGGGTGATAAAAAACAAAACATCTCTAACCTTGAGGAACTGGAGTATATTGCTTCATACAGATTTCCAACTTTCATATCTACGCTTATTGAAGATCTTGTTATGGTGTTGGATATGCAGGGGAT GTTACAATATGCTTGGGAGAACTACACGTGTTCAGCTTAG
- the LOC119267850 gene encoding uncharacterized protein LOC119267850 isoform X2, with amino-acid sequence MWSGTRAVDREQRQSSGAADLEQSLRPHGAHVVVFVRCPHLADAFDPRMLCSLGKVKLQEKSTHQFQGDELVWEVEAELSEFSVCEFHQILEATSNFSEENKIGEGGFGPVYKDDRRVHVIERDLTEPDRIVGELLQPGGYLKLIELGLQGFPIAKLLPCDHEVMGSSPGNSLLQKCRERLRTIDPKWSDPSLDPAQAGATCTRLPFITGFPIDHYTPVISSDANCEDYCT; translated from the exons ATGTGGAGCGGCACCCGAGCGGTGGATCGGGAGCAGCGCCAGAGCAGTGGAGCGGCGGATCTGGAGCAGAGTCTTCGTCCTCACGGTGCACACGTCGTCGTCTTCGTCAGATGTCCCCACCTCGCTGACGCATTCGATCCGCGCATGCTGTGTTCTCTCG GTAAAGTGAAGTTACAGGAAAAAAGTACTCACCAGTTTCAAGGAGATGAACTTGTTTGGGAAGTGGAAGCAGAGTTGTCTGAATTTTCAGTATGTGAGTTTCATCAGATATTAGAGGCTACAAGTAACTTTTCTGAGGAAAACAAAATTGGCGAAGGTGGATTTGGCCCGGTTTATAAG GATGATCGACGGGTGCATGTCATAGAGAGAGACCTGACAGAGCCTGATAGAATTGTGGGTGAATTGTTACAACCTGGAGGTTACTTGAAATTGATAGAATTGGGTCTGCAGG GTTTCCCAATtgcaaagctgctgccttgtgaccatgaggtcatgggttcaagtcctggaaacagcctcttacagaaatgtagggaaaggctgcgtactatagacccaaagtggtcggacccttccctggaccctgcgcaagcgggagctacatgcaccaggttgccctttattACAGGTTTCCCAATTGATCATTACACTCCAGTAATTTCTTCTGATGCCAATTGTGAGG ACTATTGTACCTAA
- the LOC119267850 gene encoding uncharacterized protein LOC119267850 isoform X1 produces MWSGTRAVDREQRQSSGAADLEQSLRPHGAHVVVFVRCPHLADAFDPRMLCSLGKVKLQEKSTHQFQGDELVWEVEAELSEFSVCEFHQILEATSNFSEENKIGEGGFGPVYKDDRRVHVIERDLTEPDRIVGELLQPGGYLKLIELGLQGFPIAKLLPCDHEVMGSSPGNSLLQKCRERLRTIDPKWSDPSLDPAQAGATCTRLPFITGFPIDHYTPVISSDANCEGDDLV; encoded by the exons ATGTGGAGCGGCACCCGAGCGGTGGATCGGGAGCAGCGCCAGAGCAGTGGAGCGGCGGATCTGGAGCAGAGTCTTCGTCCTCACGGTGCACACGTCGTCGTCTTCGTCAGATGTCCCCACCTCGCTGACGCATTCGATCCGCGCATGCTGTGTTCTCTCG GTAAAGTGAAGTTACAGGAAAAAAGTACTCACCAGTTTCAAGGAGATGAACTTGTTTGGGAAGTGGAAGCAGAGTTGTCTGAATTTTCAGTATGTGAGTTTCATCAGATATTAGAGGCTACAAGTAACTTTTCTGAGGAAAACAAAATTGGCGAAGGTGGATTTGGCCCGGTTTATAAG GATGATCGACGGGTGCATGTCATAGAGAGAGACCTGACAGAGCCTGATAGAATTGTGGGTGAATTGTTACAACCTGGAGGTTACTTGAAATTGATAGAATTGGGTCTGCAGG GTTTCCCAATtgcaaagctgctgccttgtgaccatgaggtcatgggttcaagtcctggaaacagcctcttacagaaatgtagggaaaggctgcgtactatagacccaaagtggtcggacccttccctggaccctgcgcaagcgggagctacatgcaccaggttgccctttattACAGGTTTCCCAATTGATCATTACACTCCAGTAATTTCTTCTGATGCCAATTGTGAGGGTGATGATCTTGTCTGA